In candidate division KSB1 bacterium, a single window of DNA contains:
- a CDS encoding biopolymer transporter ExbD translates to MKFQGKQKAEPGIPLSSLPDIVFLLLIFFMVSSVFKEFQGLPVTLPNARKIEKLQGKRDVAYLWISKDGEVSIDDRICRVSDVSRIMYQKRLDPMHPLKLVSMKIDQGTAMGIVTDVQEELREADALNINYSAKPAY, encoded by the coding sequence TTGAAATTTCAAGGTAAACAAAAAGCTGAGCCAGGCATTCCTTTGTCCTCACTCCCGGATATCGTATTCCTGTTGCTGATCTTTTTCATGGTTTCATCCGTGTTTAAAGAGTTCCAGGGTTTACCGGTTACTCTGCCTAATGCCAGAAAAATTGAAAAGCTGCAAGGAAAAAGAGATGTTGCGTATTTGTGGATCAGTAAAGATGGGGAAGTTTCAATTGATGACCGAATCTGCAGAGTAAGCGATGTCTCGAGGATAATGTATCAAAAGAGACTTGACCCAATGCACCCATTAAAATTAGTTTCAATGAAAATAGACCAAGGAACCGCAATGGGTATTGTAACGGATGTTCAAGAGGAGTTGAGAGAGGCCGACGCTCTAAACATAAATTATTCTGCAAAACCAGCATATTGA
- a CDS encoding biopolymer transporter ExbD, whose protein sequence is MLIEKKKSRNNSDIPMASLADIAFLLLIFFLVTTTIDVDRGIGLSLPAKGEETEVRTKNITNLLINAQGEILLDNEVIAINEIARRIEQKLQENPNLIVSVKTDRETKYDVFIKTLDELKMANATRISIAEPTG, encoded by the coding sequence ATGTTAATAGAAAAGAAGAAATCACGAAATAACTCGGACATTCCAATGGCCTCGCTTGCGGATATTGCTTTCCTCCTCCTCATCTTTTTTTTAGTCACCACTACCATTGATGTAGATCGGGGAATAGGTCTTAGTCTGCCTGCCAAGGGAGAGGAAACTGAAGTTAGGACCAAAAATATCACCAATCTCTTAATCAATGCTCAGGGGGAGATTTTGCTGGATAATGAAGTTATCGCAATCAACGAAATAGCCCGCAGGATTGAGCAGAAACTTCAGGAAAACCCTAACTTAATCGTGTCCGTAAAAACTGATAGAGAAACCAAATATGATGTGTTTATTAAAACCTTGGATGAGTTGAAAATGGCAAATGCAACGCGCATCTCTATCGCTGAACCTACGGGTTAA